A single region of the Oxyura jamaicensis isolate SHBP4307 breed ruddy duck chromosome 6, BPBGC_Ojam_1.0, whole genome shotgun sequence genome encodes:
- the PLEKHS1 gene encoding pleckstrin homology domain-containing family S member 1 isoform X2, translating to MASGSRKYSAVGAQNPFCPEGGICQHGFLIKSPPLQLFNSQKSWKRRFFILSKSSKGNYILKYLKGQSVKGSIAVDEIVKVEIGIRSSEIMATVKKMFRCFFEEVMSITTGNRCYYLIGKSSQEIEDWVTAISSVKKAKKDEHCPQNQDLANPEVKSRPCSLPLFWDSVDVTNSLERQSYLENDGPSEDKNRPNSDPGPHQAQNDSLRGIFPNLDKTLRKSDENSLSSNSDEDIKQEEEAYYQTPSNLLAKCNAEVSKPEPAAESHVPVPKKTWQRKPVKENVYVSMESLLLNNSCQLTCRRDRLPTPPKRRENSACPRDLEANRDLKLPENSTTQQSTLQRRHNSSPLSVVQLSILLSQVTDETQLQELDIFIPLADINSYLQLTEAAGQICVSQWTGPCQLGCLFNHGDRIVAVNDLHPQNLEEASLFISRSMRKEVKLTVCRIPHSDAFHVKGCSCS from the exons ATGGCTTCAGGAAGCAGGAAATATTCTGCAG TGGGAGCTCAAAACCCATTTTGCCCTGAAGGTGGAATCTGCCAGCATGGATTCCTCATCAAGTCACCACCTCTTCAACTTTTCAACTCACAG AAATCCTGGAAAAGGCGTTTTTTCATCCTGTCCAAATCCAGCAAGGGCAATTACATCCTGAAGTATCTAAAAGGCCAGAGCGTGAAAGGCTCCATAGCTGTTGATGA GATCGTAAAAGTTGAAATCGGAATAAGAAGTTCCGAAATCATGGCAACGGTGAAGAAGATGTTCAGATGCTTTTTTGAAGAGGTGATGTCCATCACTACTGGAAACAGATGTTACTACCTCATTGGGAAGAGCAG CCAGGAAATAGAGGACTGGGTCACTGCGATATCTTCTGTCAAGAAGGCCAAAAAAGATGAACACTGCCCTCAG AACCAAGATCTTGCAAATCCAGAAGTCAAAAGCCGTCCCTGCTCTTTGCCATTATTCTGGGATTCTGTAGATGTGACCAATTCCCTGGAAAGGCAAAGCTACCTGGAG AATGATGGTCCCTCAGAAGACAAGAACAGGCCTAATTCAGATCCTGGCCCTCATCAGGCTCAGAATGACTCACTGAGAGGAATTTTTCCAAACCTG GATAAAACTCTGAGAAAGAGTGATGAAAATTCGCTGTCATCAAATTCAGATGAAGACATCAAACAGGAAGAGGAAGCTTATTACCAAACTCCCAGCAATCTTTTAGCAAAG TGCAATGCTGAAGTATCTAAACCTGAGCCTGCAGCTGAATCCCATGTCCCCGTGCCAAAGAAAACATGGCAGAGGAAGCCAGTAAAGGAGAATGTCTATGTGTCCATGGAATCACT GCTCCTCAATAACAGTTGCCAGCTCACGTGCAGACGTGATAGGCTCCCTACTCCTCCCAAACGCCGGGAAAACAGTGCATGTCCAAGAGACTTGGAGGCAAACAGAGACCTAAAACTCCCTGAAAACAGTACCACACAGCAGTCCACCCTCCAAAGAAGGCACAATTCATCACCACTTTCAGTGGTTCAGTTGTCTATCCTGCTCAG TCAAGTTACAGATGAGACGCAACTGCAGGAGTTGGATATTTTCATCCCCCTGGCTGACATTAACAGTTACCTACAACTTACCGAAGCGGCAGGACAAATATG TGTCTCACAGTGGACTGGTCCTTGCCAGCTGGGATGTTTATTTAACCACGGAGACCGTATAGTGGCTGTGAATGATCTGCACCCTCAGAACTTGGAGGAGGCCTCCTTGTTCATCAGCAGGTCCATGAGAAAGGAG gtgAAACTTACAGTATGTAGGATTCCACATTCAGATGCTTTCCATGTTAAAGGCTGCTCATGTTCCTGA
- the PLEKHS1 gene encoding pleckstrin homology domain-containing family S member 1 isoform X1 produces MASGSRKYSAVGAQNPFCPEGGICQHGFLIKSPPLQLFNSQKSWKRRFFILSKSSKGNYILKYLKGQSVKGSIAVDEIVKVEIGIRSSEIMATVKKMFRCFFEEVMSITTGNRCYYLIGKSSQEIEDWVTAISSVKKAKKDEHCPQNQDLANPEVKSRPCSLPLFWDSVDVTNSLERQSYLENDGPSEDKNRPNSDPGPHQAQNDSLRGIFPNLDKTLRKSDENSLSSNSDEDIKQEEEAYYQTPSNLLAKCNAEVSKPEPAAESHVPVPKKTWQRKPVKENVYVSMESLRLLNNSCQLTCRRDRLPTPPKRRENSACPRDLEANRDLKLPENSTTQQSTLQRRHNSSPLSVVQLSILLSQVTDETQLQELDIFIPLADINSYLQLTEAAGQICVSQWTGPCQLGCLFNHGDRIVAVNDLHPQNLEEASLFISRSMRKEVKLTVCRIPHSDAFHVKGCSCS; encoded by the exons ATGGCTTCAGGAAGCAGGAAATATTCTGCAG TGGGAGCTCAAAACCCATTTTGCCCTGAAGGTGGAATCTGCCAGCATGGATTCCTCATCAAGTCACCACCTCTTCAACTTTTCAACTCACAG AAATCCTGGAAAAGGCGTTTTTTCATCCTGTCCAAATCCAGCAAGGGCAATTACATCCTGAAGTATCTAAAAGGCCAGAGCGTGAAAGGCTCCATAGCTGTTGATGA GATCGTAAAAGTTGAAATCGGAATAAGAAGTTCCGAAATCATGGCAACGGTGAAGAAGATGTTCAGATGCTTTTTTGAAGAGGTGATGTCCATCACTACTGGAAACAGATGTTACTACCTCATTGGGAAGAGCAG CCAGGAAATAGAGGACTGGGTCACTGCGATATCTTCTGTCAAGAAGGCCAAAAAAGATGAACACTGCCCTCAG AACCAAGATCTTGCAAATCCAGAAGTCAAAAGCCGTCCCTGCTCTTTGCCATTATTCTGGGATTCTGTAGATGTGACCAATTCCCTGGAAAGGCAAAGCTACCTGGAG AATGATGGTCCCTCAGAAGACAAGAACAGGCCTAATTCAGATCCTGGCCCTCATCAGGCTCAGAATGACTCACTGAGAGGAATTTTTCCAAACCTG GATAAAACTCTGAGAAAGAGTGATGAAAATTCGCTGTCATCAAATTCAGATGAAGACATCAAACAGGAAGAGGAAGCTTATTACCAAACTCCCAGCAATCTTTTAGCAAAG TGCAATGCTGAAGTATCTAAACCTGAGCCTGCAGCTGAATCCCATGTCCCCGTGCCAAAGAAAACATGGCAGAGGAAGCCAGTAAAGGAGAATGTCTATGTGTCCATGGAATCACT TAGGCTCCTCAATAACAGTTGCCAGCTCACGTGCAGACGTGATAGGCTCCCTACTCCTCCCAAACGCCGGGAAAACAGTGCATGTCCAAGAGACTTGGAGGCAAACAGAGACCTAAAACTCCCTGAAAACAGTACCACACAGCAGTCCACCCTCCAAAGAAGGCACAATTCATCACCACTTTCAGTGGTTCAGTTGTCTATCCTGCTCAG TCAAGTTACAGATGAGACGCAACTGCAGGAGTTGGATATTTTCATCCCCCTGGCTGACATTAACAGTTACCTACAACTTACCGAAGCGGCAGGACAAATATG TGTCTCACAGTGGACTGGTCCTTGCCAGCTGGGATGTTTATTTAACCACGGAGACCGTATAGTGGCTGTGAATGATCTGCACCCTCAGAACTTGGAGGAGGCCTCCTTGTTCATCAGCAGGTCCATGAGAAAGGAG gtgAAACTTACAGTATGTAGGATTCCACATTCAGATGCTTTCCATGTTAAAGGCTGCTCATGTTCCTGA
- the PLEKHS1 gene encoding pleckstrin homology domain-containing family S member 1 isoform X3 has product MASGSRKYSAVGAQNPFCPEGGICQHGFLIKSPPLQLFNSQKSWKRRFFILSKSSKGNYILKYLKGQSVKGSIAVDEIVKVEIGIRSSEIMATVKKMFRCFFEEVMSITTGNRCYYLIGKSSQEIEDWVTAISSVKKAKKDEHCPQNQDLANPEVKSRPCSLPLFWDSVDVTNSLERQSYLEDKTLRKSDENSLSSNSDEDIKQEEEAYYQTPSNLLAKCNAEVSKPEPAAESHVPVPKKTWQRKPVKENVYVSMESLRLLNNSCQLTCRRDRLPTPPKRRENSACPRDLEANRDLKLPENSTTQQSTLQRRHNSSPLSVVQLSILLSQVTDETQLQELDIFIPLADINSYLQLTEAAGQICVSQWTGPCQLGCLFNHGDRIVAVNDLHPQNLEEASLFISRSMRKEVKLTVCRIPHSDAFHVKGCSCS; this is encoded by the exons ATGGCTTCAGGAAGCAGGAAATATTCTGCAG TGGGAGCTCAAAACCCATTTTGCCCTGAAGGTGGAATCTGCCAGCATGGATTCCTCATCAAGTCACCACCTCTTCAACTTTTCAACTCACAG AAATCCTGGAAAAGGCGTTTTTTCATCCTGTCCAAATCCAGCAAGGGCAATTACATCCTGAAGTATCTAAAAGGCCAGAGCGTGAAAGGCTCCATAGCTGTTGATGA GATCGTAAAAGTTGAAATCGGAATAAGAAGTTCCGAAATCATGGCAACGGTGAAGAAGATGTTCAGATGCTTTTTTGAAGAGGTGATGTCCATCACTACTGGAAACAGATGTTACTACCTCATTGGGAAGAGCAG CCAGGAAATAGAGGACTGGGTCACTGCGATATCTTCTGTCAAGAAGGCCAAAAAAGATGAACACTGCCCTCAG AACCAAGATCTTGCAAATCCAGAAGTCAAAAGCCGTCCCTGCTCTTTGCCATTATTCTGGGATTCTGTAGATGTGACCAATTCCCTGGAAAGGCAAAGCTACCTGGAG GATAAAACTCTGAGAAAGAGTGATGAAAATTCGCTGTCATCAAATTCAGATGAAGACATCAAACAGGAAGAGGAAGCTTATTACCAAACTCCCAGCAATCTTTTAGCAAAG TGCAATGCTGAAGTATCTAAACCTGAGCCTGCAGCTGAATCCCATGTCCCCGTGCCAAAGAAAACATGGCAGAGGAAGCCAGTAAAGGAGAATGTCTATGTGTCCATGGAATCACT TAGGCTCCTCAATAACAGTTGCCAGCTCACGTGCAGACGTGATAGGCTCCCTACTCCTCCCAAACGCCGGGAAAACAGTGCATGTCCAAGAGACTTGGAGGCAAACAGAGACCTAAAACTCCCTGAAAACAGTACCACACAGCAGTCCACCCTCCAAAGAAGGCACAATTCATCACCACTTTCAGTGGTTCAGTTGTCTATCCTGCTCAG TCAAGTTACAGATGAGACGCAACTGCAGGAGTTGGATATTTTCATCCCCCTGGCTGACATTAACAGTTACCTACAACTTACCGAAGCGGCAGGACAAATATG TGTCTCACAGTGGACTGGTCCTTGCCAGCTGGGATGTTTATTTAACCACGGAGACCGTATAGTGGCTGTGAATGATCTGCACCCTCAGAACTTGGAGGAGGCCTCCTTGTTCATCAGCAGGTCCATGAGAAAGGAG gtgAAACTTACAGTATGTAGGATTCCACATTCAGATGCTTTCCATGTTAAAGGCTGCTCATGTTCCTGA